TATAATCTCTACTCTCAATAAAATCATCCTGGAATCAGTAGTCTCATTGCAGGACTATCAGCATGAACGAACTAAGTAGTTTCAATCCTGCATATTTAAAAGAGACTGCAAATATATTCTGCTGCTTCATGACCAACTCAAATCCCTTCACATTAGGCATTTAACTTGATGCCTATATTAATTTAGGCTAAGGTGTTCCTGGAGAGAAGCACATCAGAGCGCACCAGTCTTTAGTACAGGTATTAATGTGAATATTCTCTGAATGTTGAATTGCACTtgtgttttctggcattctCTCTCAATTTGGTCAATAAGCCATTGAAATACTGACACTAAAAGATAGGCATATGGgattaatatttttgtcttttagatATTCACTTGCCAGAAatctttacttcattttttcatacTGTTTGGCCAATTTAGTACTCCTTAATGGACAGATTTTTGATGGCCTGCTTAAGAGCTTGACAGGAGAATATTTTGACATCaatgttttcctttgatttctttccaCAGCAACCAtgctaagaaaaatataaaatatatactttctGAAATCAACTTGTCCTTTGTATTTCACTCAACCAAGAATAAATACCGAATTCTTTCCAGATGTTGGTTTGCAATGAACTTGATTACATTTAAAAGCATCAGTCACAAGTAATAAAAAGCTAGGGGCTAGCCAAGCTTAAACTACCGATTTCAGATACTGTCGATGTTTAATGCTATCTTAACTGAGCTTTCTGTCCTGGACAGTCTACATCACCTAACCGCTCTGTTGAATAAACTGTTTGAAGTGATGGCTTTGAATGCTTAAGACTGTCAGTAGGTGCCTGTTCCCACAGCTTCATCTGTTTTCCGTGATCCCATTGTGATCCCATTTTGCTTTAAGTCATCTCTAAAGGACAAATTCCCACGGAATATCAGTGTCTCTAACTTTGTGTTATTCTAGTAATATATTTCAAGTATGGCTACAACTATTCTCTCACTGTGTTAGCTCAAAGGTAGTCTTTCAATGATTTCACCATTCATTCATCATTGCGCTGCTCCAGTTCCACACCATGTTGCACAGTGGCATGAAAGGGCCAATTAAATTTTTTACATAGTAACTTCAAGATTTGTATCACTAATAACATCATGCCcaagtttaaaaaatagtttgaaacGTGTTTGCTTGTCGTCTTCTTTGATAGCATGTCAGAACATGTTTTATAAcagttattaaataaaaaattgaagaGATTGGCTCAAAGTGTAATGAATAGCACTGACAAAAAACTACTATGCTGTTCTCACTGACCTGCAGGGAATACTTCCTGTTGCTCTTTCTAGAAGATGCATTTACATCACCTCTAGTGGGTTTGCTGACATCTTCTCAGagaaatttaaaactgaaagggCAATGGAGAGGGAACAAGTATTACTGCAGAGTTTTCCCATGGGACACTAGAAGGGGAGCATGAACAGGGTTGAGTTATCACCATCTGACTATGGTGAGATGCCCATATTTACTGtcatctaaaaatgaaataaaagcctTATTTTAAAGCCAGTGATGTGAAAAGCAAATAGATCCACTCCTATAGCACTTGGCTTACAGACTAGTTCATTCAGCGTGGCCTTCTTCCACCCAACACTTCTTACACTTTCTAATCCAAACTTCACTAGTTTAAACAAGAGAATTATTGCAGCTTTCCTACTGGGCTACCTCAACACTTACCTTGCAACTGAGCAATGAGAGGGCTTCATTTGGTCTAAGGTGTTTAATAGTCTCTCTTACAAAAAAGGAGATTCAAAAATAATCAGCACAGCATTCTGGATTCTTGTGGGTTGGCAGGTGCAACCTGGGATCTTATTTGTGGTTTTTACATATATGCTATGGAACAAGTAATATTGAAAATCTTAATGGCACTAACAGGTCACACAGCATTGAAATGCATTTGTTCCACaagattttcctccttttagTTTCTCTTGTCCCCTGGTATCCCAAACagcttctttcctctccctctgaAGCACAGCAGGCACTCCTCACCAGTGGAGACACAGGCAGATCACTCCTACACTGCTTGCTGCTCcataaagcttttccttatttatATCTAAgtgttgggggggagggaacaaCACCTGAGAACACCAAGCTGGTGCCTCCTCTTTTGGGAATGAAGGATCTAGAAATGGCAGAATGAGGGATGAGCACAGTACTGCCTCCGTGCTAGCATAGTAAGCTGCCCGTGGTTAGAGTTAACAGAGAAAGCCACGCTGGCACAATGCAGTAACGTGGTTCTGCGTAGCCCTGCAGACTCTCTGAGCCTCCCTGTTCACTCCTAGCACCCAAAGAATATGCTCTGTACACCTCTACAAAACAACTCATAGGCAGCCCTCTGCATTGCCTATCTGACAAAGACAAGACACTTCCCCAGCTTAACGCTAGGGCTCACAGTCCCTGTCTCTGCAGTACACACAAGCAATCCTTaatcacagaagaaatttcGAGAGACCCATTTGTGTTCCCAGATTTAAATTCTGCCCTCAGAACGTACAATGATGCCCATCAGGATCGCTTGGCTGGTTACATTCATGCCTATTCATTAAGATGGCATGATGCCTGCTCACATGGCAGCAGActattttcactgtgttaaacTGCCAAGAATAGGTTTAGAAGAATAACTTGCACAGTGTTGCAAGCCCCTGCTTGTCTGGAGCGtaacatttttctgtgctttattaACACAACCTATCTATCCAGTCTAGCAGCCTTTGACAAGTTACAGTTCTCCAAAAACGCTGCTGGAAGCAGCAGACTGACCTAAGTGACAGGAACCTACTGCTGAGATTGTGCATTCTCCAAGCAGCACAAGTCACAACatcataaaaattttaaatggagtACAACAGCCTTATTTGTGAGATGCCCAGCTTTACTTTTACAAGACTTCTGTAAGCACCACAATCTGCCAAAAAACAACCATTAGCATATAGGCTCCATCTTGAAAGACACCCGTTCATACGGCACACAATGCATCTCAAATACTGCTCCCAATAGATTCTGCATCTACTCCAACATTATTAAGAACTTACATTCAGAATCTACAACTGTAGCCTGCTGGATTTGCAGGTACATCAATTGCAAATACTGGACAGCTGCAGTTACAGTGATGCTGCCTGCCTGTATTGTGGCAGCCACGGTGGTTGTGACAAGCAAGGTTTCCTGCTCAACACCTTAATCAACTAGGAAAATGGTGATCATTTCCCCTGTGGCCAAGCAGCTGCACAATTCTAAACTTTAATCTTGAATGATCTAACCTTTGCTGTTCTTCATGTCTGCCGCTGCTCTGCAGTTTCACCACAAGAGGGAGCTGATTCCCCCCCCAGCTGTTActcaaaaaacaacaaaccatTAGTACTACCACTAACCCCCAACTCGGACCTCCACAGAGCCCACCCTGACTTTGCTAAGCTTTAGTAAACCAGGTGGCATTCAGGAAGATGTGAAGTTACTTCTAAGCATACACTCTGTCAGACCGGTCCACCTGTCAAAATTCTTATTCAGAACTATTTAAGCAAAGCACTCCAAAAAGAGTGCAGATACTGCAAACATAGGACTGCAAACTTACCCTATAGGAAACAGATCTTTGGATCAACAAGATCACACAATgcatgtgaagaaaaataagaagaaatatctACAAGATAAATATTCACCTACATGATAAATATTCACCTAAACAAAGTTTATCAACAATGTTTTTATTAGTCTTACAGAAAGTGTATTTATGTACACATGGGCAGTATCCATATAGCAcatgtttctttaatttcagcatTCTAATTTTGGTGACTTGCAATGTGTTATTTTACTTATAATCAGTCCTATAGGCTTTTTCTTGGATACGTAATACCATTCTCCGAGCATAAAAATCCCGGTATTCCTCAGGGAGTTCTTCAAGTGTTTTCAAGGCCCTGTCCAAGATTTGCATAGCTCTAGAGGCTACTATGGGATCTTTATTTCCGTAAGTGTCATTTTTATCATAGCACTCAGAGGGAAGATGCTTCCAAAAGACATTCAGTCCCACTCCAAATTCCTCAGAAATTACATTATGGAACCACAAAGCTGTAGAGagaaaaatgtctaaaatgaaaattaatacaaaaaactTCCATGTGATTCATAACAAGCATCAGAATCAGCCAAACTAAATCTAGTTGAGGAAAAGCTTCAAcaaccttctttttttgtttatttgcagaaaatcaTTTCCCTTAAAAGATCACACTGTACcaaatttaaaaagttctcAAAGATGTTTATATCCATCCGTAACTTTATGCAAAAATAACACTCACTGAAGTCTAAAGTAATACTCAGATGTAAGCATATAAGTGAGTGTAAGATGAAAGGGACAAATGTTCCTTGTTCACCTCATTCATCTCCTACTCTACACCAACATATGTATTCTTATAGAATTAGTCCCTTACCTTGCACAGATTGCCCAAACCTTAATGTAAACCACCAGTATCAGTCAGGTCACCCATGCAGAGTTGCTAACTATTTGATGGTAAAGCCATGAGGCTTTCATCTGAATCACCACCACTGTGGTAAGAATGCAAAGATATCTTTGCCTCACTTAGtacattttcataataaatttaTCATGAAGATATCTACCCTATTTCAATTTTATGCTGAAAGACAGAACACTGCTTGTTGCAGCTTGTTGCTTTTATATGCTGATGACATCTGAAAGGCctattctgaaaaatgaacaagTAGTTTCTTTCAGGTAGAAAGAGGATCTGCTTCTACCTTCTCAATAATAACCACATTCAGTTCTCAAAGAGCATCTCCTTTTCCATTGATACATGTCCTAGAACACTGACAAAGCTAACACTGTTCTCTGGACTAGTATCTCTATATCACTCAGTAATTTTTAGTATGTTAAGTGTTTCAAACTTCGGACCAGTACCCCTACTGACAAAGTCAAATGAGTATCTGTGCTACACAGAAGAACATTATGTATGCTGACATTGACGTGACATACACAAACTGTACCAAAatgtttcttgaaaaagaaaaccaatggCAAGCTCAAATAAGTAACAAGTTTGAGCCTAAGactctattttaaattatcctAAAAAGCTACTGCCTTCTTGCTTACTAGCCTGTTTATAATGCCCAAATAATATGAACAGAGTAGGTACTTGCCATGCGCAtgaatgggaaaaagaaaagtaataataaacAACTTTCCCTGATCACATATATTGTTATCTTAACACAGGAAGCAGCTTAATATTGCTGCTTGTGCAGAAAGATTATTAGGATCTGTCTTTCCATTCCCCAGAAGTGATTACAAACTTCTAAAAGGTCCAGTTACTCTTCCATCCATAATTCTCATCAAGTCATTTGCCTCACAGTTCTGTGCTCAGAgctaaaggagaaaagaaatgccacTTCACTCAAATTATGTCATTAATTCTATGACCTGACTCTCctaatttcagatttcaaaagttttttttttaatatatatattcctaGTCTATTAAGATAAAAATTTAGATGCATACAGTGTAATTCTGAGGAAGATAACATTTACAGGTAGATGTAATGGTACCTTTTATTAGGACAATTAGTACAGTTGGAAAAAGTAGACAAATTCTGCCAACATCACTAGATCCTCCTccttaaaacataaaaaatgctttagtgGTCTATTACTGTCCCTAGAAGCGAGAAATTGCAAATCAAActctttaaaactgaaacatgAGTGAGAGCTATTGGTTACTTACCTGGAATAAATAATATATCTCCCGCTTCCAGATAACATTCATAGCGCTTGGCTTTTACAAAAAGGGGATATTTCTCAAAGTCTGGATTATCCACATCCAGCACCTCTGATTTAGTACCTTAggaaagttttcaaaaacaattaacATACATTCTTATGCTCCCAAACAGTAATAAAGCATTAACAATTTATTAGAAATGATATTTCTTGAATCACACACAATACTGGTTCATTGCTCTGTAACTCTTCTAAAAACCAGGCAAATCTGATAGCATTCCTCATATACTGAGGAGACATAAGTTTTCAGCTATAGGAGAAAAGAGTAACTTAACTATCAAACTTCCTCTGatatttaaaatgccattttaaatcCAGGCAGAGCACTATACTCCTCCACAGTTAGGTGGCAGAACCACAACTAGACAAAAAATATGAATGGCAGTGCTCTTTTGCAAATTTCCTAACCCATCCCACCAAAATTCCTTAGCTTGGACTGACAGCAAACAGCACGTGTAAAAACAGAGTAAAGACAGCAAGTGACTTCCTTTATACCAAACTGCCAGTTAGTGATTTCTTTCCTACAGTGCAGCACTAGTCAGCTGGAAAGGCAACTATGGTCACCAAATTCTGAACTAGATGTAATATACATACCTGATAAATATAAATATGGTGCATCTTGAGGACTATATAAAACAACTCGCTTTTTCCCTGTTATTTGGATTAAGAAGTTATCCATTACCTGGAACAAGCATAGTTAGATGTCAGCCAAGAGTTAAGAATAAATACATAGTCTGCAAATAATCTAAAGCATCATCAGTGCACTATTAAAACCCTCATGTGTTAAGAATCAACTGAAAGAGCACCTACATATAGAATTAACCCACCCCtcaaaaaattaagaatttctgctattttatcccttaattgcattttttccatatatggtttgcaaaaaaaaaaagaaaaccctgctTTCCAACAAccctatctttttttcctttaaagaggAATCACAGTCTCGATCTTAGAACAACGACACATCATGCTTTAAACCATataacagaaaaacataatgcagaatacatttgaaattccttttctttttcagtattaatccaacttcattttgctgactttttaccaataaagatttattttttctcaactATAATatgaaaagtacttttttaCAACCATATTTATTCAGAAGTACACTGCATGATCTTAGAAGACAATCTTATTTGGAatcttcagaatgaaaaattaaggtAATTGTGaagacaaaaatgttaaaagttactttgttttagatttttaacttaaatccaaaataaaacagtaaagaatTAATCATACAACTTTTAATCATTTAGGTATGGAATTTCAGGATTAGatataaaatcagtaagatATTATGCACACAAAATATCTCTATTTAAAATCCAGTACACAGAACATTATACAATTTAAGTGTTTCAAAACATGCAAAGTGTCTCATAACAGATCTTTGTCAAAGAGATTTGCTACTTGCTATTTCAATCCTACAAGGTTAACTGCAACATTTAATGATAAACACATGCATTACCTACATCATAGTGTGTCCACAGCTGCAATCCTGCTGAACTGATGCGGAAGACACTAGAGAAAAACTGttccttttcaaaatactcTGGAATCTGAATATCTTCTGCCAAAATAGGAAACTGCTTTCTGATATCTGCAATATCCTGAATCaaaaaaatataactgttaGATGACTatacaaaaactaaaataaggAAGCACCTGATAATCATTTCTCATCATAAGGAACACAGCGCTGGAACTTCAGGCACAGCCACAGAACATTCAGCACTGACAAACAGCTGCAAATAGTAATGCTTTTTGATGGTCATCCTCCTTTCAGTGTTTACTTGGCCACCACAATAAGAACAGCCAGAAAGCTGCTTTGAACTATGATTTCTACAAAATGCACCGAAGCAGCAACAGATCATCAGAAAACTTTATATCACCTTACAACAATGGCTAGAGAATGGCAAGTGAGGGCTTTGGTAACTGGCTAGGCTCTTGTGTAGCAATACCTTAGACACTTAGGCTTAAATATTCTGAGCTAAATCTGGTCACGCTCATTGACCAACTGACCATAAAGAAGTTGTATGTCTGTACTACACAGACAGGAGATGACAATAGGcttcttaaaataatcttaCACTGCTAGCTTACAATATTAGAATTGCAAGCTGAGGGAACTCACCTTTCTAGGATCTTCACCCAGAGATCGCAAATAGTACTTTTCATCCTGAATATAATACAAGAAGAAAGTTACGTCTTCTGATATAAATTACAAGCACACTTAAGGAAAGAGCCTGTTATTTCTCATTAATCTAATGTAGGGCTTTGTTAAAAAATGGTGCAAATAAGGGGCACTCACAACTTCAGCTGCTTTGTTATTCTGCCTTTCCACtactgctctctgctgcttatctcaagcaatgaaaaaaatatgttgatTAACTGAGAGTGAAAAAGAGTGAAATGGGAGAGACTTAAAATCACAAACTGACAGCTGCTTCTATATTGCTCCTTTCTGGATGGATTCAAAGCAAGCATGGATTTTAACTTAAGTTCTTCAGAATACTGAGGCAGGAAGCCATTTCAACTGGCTTCAAAACTTACTGCTTCCTATATACATAAACCATGAAATGCCCATTTGCATTCAGAACTGTTCACTTCCTTATTCACAGttatctgaaaaatcagataCATTGTTTTTGAACATTGTTTTGTAAAGGAAGTCCTATATATGCTCCTCAACAATATGTTacagtatttctgcatttgtgttGTGCAGATACAGCCAAACTCTAAAATATCTTCATGACATTTTCTTGCAAAACACCTAAATTACACACTTATTTAAAGCATGGTTTGATTTCTGATTTTGGTGCCAGAACTTTTGCTCACATAAACTGTCTTTGATAACAGAAACAAGACCACTGAAGTTAACCATACTGTACACACATAAAACGATTTCCAAGGAAAGATCTCTGGCTCCAAGCCACACAAAACAGTTAAATTTAACATCAATGGTTTTATTGAAGTGAGACCTTAAATTACAAgtcatcttttttcctccaaatactGGCAAAGATGGAAGAAACTGTGTCACTAAGGAAATTACCTCAGACAGAAAGTACTCTGTGTGTTTGATTTCAGCTGCTCTCTGTACAAATATATCAAAAGGCAGAgttctgaaatataaatattaaaattaatataatgaATCAATGTAACAAGACATGATCTAAATATAAAGTTTAAAATCATAAGCTCTCTTACCATAACTaccatagcaaaaaaaaaaaagcaacttgccttattttttaaacaatttaacaCTAATGCGCAGTGAATGTTTGAAGAGTTCTACAAGATAAAAATCCTACACTTAAAAATCTCTCTAGTTTATAGTCCCACTATATAACCAAACAGAGTCAAAGAATCATGTAATTGTTGAGGTTAAAAGGGATGTCTGAAGATCATCCCCcacctgctcaaagcaggatcaaCTAGAGCAGATCATCCAGTCAGGTTTTCAGTATCTCAAAGGACAGAGACTcaacaacctctctgggcaacctgtttcagtgatCAACCACCCCTGCAGTAAAAGAGGTTTTCTTAATGCTTAACTGATTTCCCGTATTTAaatttgtgcccgttgcctcttgtcctgtcactagGCACTCCCAAGAAGAGCCTGGCTGTATTTCCTTTATACTgccccatcaggtatttatatacATCGATAAGATCCCTCTGAGCTTACAATGTCTCAATGGTCTGAGTCACAGACTAAGAAAGCTATTTAGAGTAAATTAAACTCAAATTCTGGCCTACTCCTGACAGTACTTGATTAAGACTGATGGTTTCTCTaaaaggatgtattttttaGGCTTGTTTTTTTGcctatttctgtaaaattgcAGGAAAGCTCAGCACAAATAAAACTGTTGCTGGGCTAAAGGGGAGCCACTGGatccaaaatgtttttaggTATATAAACGGAAGCTgaaccttaaaagaaaaaaagactaaagaGAAACTAAACCACTTCATGGGTTGAACTGTTATATCCTGCCCATTTACATACTTCCCGCTGAAGGCAAAAGAAACTGTTTGTTCTTTACAGCTCTCCAAATCATCATCAGCCAAGAGCGTACTTCCACTACAGCTTATACTAAGGCAAGCCAGTGCTGCCGTCTGCCCTTGCTGTTCTCCCTAGTCATCTCATCTCCCTTATGCTAGCACTAGTCCTCATCTGACCACATGGACAACCTGTTCACAAAGCTAAAATAGCAGGGAAAAACACTCAGATTTCTGCACCAGCTCATTGAGTGGTTGGACAAGTGCAAAAACCAATACAAAGAAAGGAGTAGAATCATGACGCTTACAATGGGACTGCTGTGGTACTTGCATCAGTTTAAAAATCATGGAGCAGTACGTTAAGTCTTTAGAGTCCCTGCTCTTCTAGATCTACTTACTCTCCCTCCAGATAAGAACAAGAGGCTTTCTATGGGAAGTCTacaaattttctaattttttgtGAAGTAGATTAAAGTATTTAATTGTTAACTGCCAGAATAAAGCTCAACCACAGTACCTCTATATACCTAACATACCTGATTAACCACGTCTGTGAATGTCATAGTAAGAggttttataattaaaaagggagggagggaagtaATGAAAAACGGAGTTAAGACAAAATTGTTCAAGTATGATCTCATTTCAAAGGTTCAAAAGTTCAGTGTTCATGCGAGCAGAATATAAAATGAGCATGATTACAtggtgttttttccccttcacttGCAAAGACTTGTAGTTTGTTTACACTTACAGCAcatgcttctgctttcttaaaattttaGCAGACTGAACACATCTTGTTTCCACTTAGGGAAAACAaatgacaattaaaaataaaggcatttaCCTCTGAAGAACAATAACAAAATGATGAAGCTGAGAGGAACtctaaagaaatgttttggcAAGCTACACGAGAGGAACTTTGAAGGAGATCAAAATTCTGTAAGACTCTCAACAAGATTAAAGGGATGGTGAAACGTGTGGAGGCCAGTAGCTTGAACATATTGAGGAATGCACATACTAACATTGAAAagagttcattttttaattagtaaCATCCCTCTTGGAATAGCATGCCTGCCACATGCCAGCATTCAAAGAGGTTCAGGCATATCATTTGTCAGAAACTAGCACCATTCAATAACTTTGAGAAGACACTACATAATTAGAGTAAAATAGCATACTATCTAGTATCAGGTTTCCTATTTGTATCAGCAAATGCCAGGCTCAACTTTCCTCCAAGATTGCTCTGTCAAAATCTCTTTATATCATTTCTCCATGACATCATTTTTAAGGCCTTTCTGGCCTCTCCTTTCATCTTGTAACATTTATTTATGGTATTAagatatttgtgaaataaagagaagaggaggaaattaaGGACAGTAACTT
This DNA window, taken from Rhea pennata isolate bPtePen1 chromosome 6, bPtePen1.pri, whole genome shotgun sequence, encodes the following:
- the TYW5 gene encoding tRNA wybutosine-synthesizing protein 5 isoform X2, which codes for MELGTCTTKWTVDYLSQAEGSKEVKIHVSTVPQMDFLSKNFVYRTLPFDIFVQRAAEIKHTEYFLSEDEKYYLRSLGEDPRKDIADIRKQFPILAEDIQIPEYFEKEQFFSSVFRISSAGLQLWTHYDVMDNFLIQITGKKRVVLYSPQDAPYLYLSGTKSEVLDVDNPDFEKYPLFVKAKRYECYLEAGDILFIPDIFLSTALWFHNVISEEFGVGLNVFWKHLPSECYDKNDTYGNKDPIVASRAMQILDRALKTLEELPEEYRDFYARRMVLRIQEKAYRTDYK
- the TYW5 gene encoding tRNA wybutosine-synthesizing protein 5 isoform X1, whose amino-acid sequence is MARREQSVELVASLAGVTRERFLRDIYPRRKPVVLKGMELGTCTTKWTVDYLSQAEGSKEVKIHVSTVPQMDFLSKNFVYRTLPFDIFVQRAAEIKHTEYFLSEDEKYYLRSLGEDPRKDIADIRKQFPILAEDIQIPEYFEKEQFFSSVFRISSAGLQLWTHYDVMDNFLIQITGKKRVVLYSPQDAPYLYLSGTKSEVLDVDNPDFEKYPLFVKAKRYECYLEAGDILFIPALWFHNVISEEFGVGLNVFWKHLPSECYDKNDTYGNKDPIVASRAMQILDRALKTLEELPEEYRDFYARRMVLRIQEKAYRTDYK